A genomic segment from Pseudoduganella chitinolytica encodes:
- a CDS encoding DUF2141 domain-containing protein, producing MIAPCKAIVSAIVLASALAATPAHAASIEVRVSAVGPKGKVNVAVCDRERFLKECAYSASVAPQPGTTTVTVPNIPPGTWAVLAYQDENGNGKLDRNLLGIPSESYGFSRDAAGRFGPPTFEQAAIEVGEEPAVAPIRLH from the coding sequence ATGATTGCACCCTGCAAGGCCATCGTCTCGGCCATTGTCCTGGCGTCCGCGCTGGCTGCCACGCCGGCACACGCGGCCAGCATCGAAGTACGGGTCTCGGCCGTCGGGCCGAAAGGCAAGGTCAACGTGGCCGTGTGCGACCGCGAGCGCTTCCTGAAGGAGTGCGCGTACAGCGCGTCGGTGGCGCCGCAGCCGGGCACCACGACCGTGACGGTGCCGAACATCCCGCCCGGCACCTGGGCCGTGCTGGCCTACCAGGACGAGAACGGCAACGGCAAGCTCGATCGCAACCTGCTGGGCATCCCCAGCGAGAGCTACGGTTTCAGCCGCGATGCCGCGGGCCGTTTCGGTCCGCCGACGTTCGAGCAGGCAGCCATCGAAGTGGGCGAGGAGCCCGCCGTGGCGCCCATCCGGCTGCACTGA
- a CDS encoding sterol desaturase family protein produces MLSNALIVVTTIVLMEVFSIVAHKYVMHGFGWGWHRSHHEPRTGWFEKNDLYAVVFAGIAIALIYAGTRGRHPLEWIGAGMTAYGFLYFVAHDGLVHRRWPFTYTPRRGYLKRLYQAHRLHHAVAGKEGAVSFGFLYAPPVATLKRQLREGHPAPLRPRPPRGDAATAAPAAPPAFEDAT; encoded by the coding sequence ATGTTATCGAATGCTCTCATCGTCGTCACCACCATCGTCCTGATGGAGGTGTTTTCCATCGTCGCGCACAAGTACGTCATGCACGGCTTCGGGTGGGGCTGGCACCGCTCGCACCACGAACCGCGCACCGGCTGGTTCGAGAAGAACGACCTGTATGCCGTTGTCTTTGCCGGCATCGCCATCGCGCTGATCTATGCCGGCACGCGCGGCCGCCATCCGCTCGAATGGATCGGTGCCGGCATGACGGCATACGGCTTCCTGTACTTCGTCGCCCACGACGGTCTCGTGCACCGGCGCTGGCCTTTCACGTACACGCCGCGGCGCGGCTACCTGAAGCGGCTGTACCAGGCGCACCGGCTGCACCATGCCGTCGCCGGCAAGGAAGGCGCCGTGTCGTTCGGCTTCCTGTACGCGCCCCCGGTGGCCACCCTCAAGCGCCAGCTGCGCGAGGGGCATCCGGCACCGCTGCGTCCTCGTCCCCCGCGCGGGGACGCTGCCACAGCCGCTCCGGCCGCGCCCCCGGCCTTTGAAGACGCGACATGA
- a CDS encoding alpha/beta fold hydrolase: MTLQEKNNIHILGSGPAIVLLHGFGCDQNMWRFLVPAFARTHTVILYDLIGSGKSHLAAYDHDRYGTLQGHADDLLDIVREVAVGPVTVVGHSVSAMIALLATNKAPELFDAQVMVGPSACYIDDDKDGGYRGGFTRADIDDLLDTMESNYLGWSSAVAPQIMGAPDQPHLREELTNSFCRTDPDIAKHFARVTFLSDHRADLAHCRLPTLILQCTDDFIAPVAVGEYIHRAIAGSEYVLIDNTGHCPHLSAPDASVAAIRRFIDGRR; this comes from the coding sequence ATGACCCTGCAAGAGAAGAACAACATCCACATCCTGGGCTCCGGCCCCGCCATCGTGCTGCTGCACGGCTTCGGCTGCGACCAGAACATGTGGCGTTTCCTCGTGCCAGCGTTTGCGCGCACCCATACCGTCATTCTTTATGACCTGATCGGCTCGGGCAAGTCGCATCTCGCGGCCTATGACCACGACCGCTACGGCACGCTGCAGGGCCATGCCGACGACCTGCTCGACATCGTGCGCGAAGTGGCGGTGGGACCCGTCACGGTGGTCGGCCATTCCGTCAGCGCCATGATCGCGCTGCTGGCCACGAACAAGGCGCCCGAGCTGTTCGACGCGCAGGTGATGGTGGGACCGTCCGCCTGCTACATCGACGACGACAAGGACGGCGGCTATCGGGGCGGCTTCACCCGGGCCGACATCGACGACCTGCTGGACACGATGGAAAGCAACTACCTGGGCTGGTCCAGCGCCGTGGCGCCGCAGATCATGGGGGCGCCCGACCAGCCGCACCTGCGCGAAGAGCTGACCAACAGCTTTTGCCGCACCGACCCGGACATCGCCAAGCACTTCGCCCGCGTCACGTTCCTGTCCGACCACCGCGCCGACCTGGCGCACTGCCGGCTGCCCACGCTGATCCTGCAGTGCACCGACGACTTCATCGCCCCGGTCGCGGTGGGCGAATACATCCACCGCGCGATCGCCGGCAGCGAATACGTCCTGATCGACAATACCGGGCATTGCCCCCACCTCAGCGCACCGGACGCCAGCGTGGCGGCGATCCGGCGCTTCATCGACGGGCGCCGCTGA
- a CDS encoding hybrid sensor histidine kinase/response regulator — protein sequence MQQHALPDPDAAWLRAPCGLLSADGRGLIVRANETFCHWLGYRRDELEGTKRFIDLLPMGARLFHQTHWLPLLQMQGSIAEVQLDLVHRDGRRIPMLLNALRRDQDGVQMDDIGAMVASDRKKYERELLDARQRARTLEAGQRQLNDELAREHRRKDEFIATLAHELRNPLAPIANVLEVLRLRPADDELWRWSQDVLERQLAQLTHLVDDLLEVSRITQGKLVLRSEPVLLADILAGAAEAVLPAVTAARQKLTIGQAAVPLTVHGDRTRLTQIVCNLLNNASKFTPEGGAIGLAAREADGMAVIEVSDTGAGIPAGQLERIFDMFSQLHPPLERSVGGLGIGLALVKGLTVLHGGTVSARSAGLGHGSVFQVTLPLASQPAAAPPLPDARTPGGKARLLVIDDNVDACDTLVMALDMLGHAAHGAHTGAAGLAALEQGRPDCALVDIGLPDIDGYELARRVRATPWGRAIVLIAVTGWGQDSDKRAAMEAGFDAHFTKPIDFTKLDGAIAGLLGRRSGTDPGFPS from the coding sequence ATGCAGCAGCACGCACTGCCCGATCCGGATGCCGCCTGGCTGCGTGCGCCCTGCGGGCTGCTGAGCGCGGACGGGCGCGGCCTGATCGTGCGTGCCAACGAGACGTTCTGCCACTGGCTGGGCTACCGGCGCGACGAGCTGGAAGGCACGAAGCGCTTCATCGACCTGCTGCCGATGGGTGCGCGGCTGTTCCACCAGACGCACTGGCTGCCGCTGCTGCAGATGCAGGGCTCGATCGCGGAAGTGCAGCTGGACCTGGTGCATCGCGATGGCCGCCGCATCCCGATGCTGCTGAACGCGTTGCGGCGCGACCAGGATGGCGTGCAGATGGACGATATCGGCGCGATGGTCGCGTCCGACCGCAAGAAATACGAGCGCGAGCTGCTGGACGCGCGCCAGCGCGCCCGCACGCTGGAGGCGGGCCAGCGCCAGCTGAACGACGAGCTGGCGCGCGAACACCGTCGCAAGGACGAGTTCATCGCCACCCTGGCGCACGAGCTGCGCAACCCGCTGGCGCCGATCGCCAACGTGCTGGAAGTGCTGCGCCTGCGCCCGGCGGACGACGAACTGTGGCGCTGGAGCCAGGACGTGCTGGAGCGCCAGCTGGCGCAACTGACGCACCTGGTGGACGACCTGCTGGAAGTGTCGCGCATCACCCAGGGCAAGCTGGTGCTGCGTTCGGAGCCTGTACTGCTGGCCGACATCCTGGCCGGCGCCGCCGAGGCGGTCCTGCCGGCGGTGACGGCGGCGCGCCAGAAGCTGACGATCGGGCAGGCCGCCGTGCCGCTGACGGTGCATGGCGACCGCACCCGCCTGACGCAGATCGTCTGCAACCTGCTCAACAACGCCAGCAAGTTCACGCCCGAAGGCGGCGCCATCGGGCTGGCCGCCAGGGAGGCCGACGGCATGGCCGTCATCGAGGTGTCCGACACGGGTGCCGGCATCCCGGCCGGGCAGCTGGAGCGCATCTTCGACATGTTCTCGCAACTGCACCCGCCGCTGGAACGGTCCGTCGGCGGGCTGGGCATCGGGCTGGCGCTGGTCAAGGGCCTGACGGTGCTGCATGGCGGCACCGTCAGCGCGCGCAGCGCCGGGCTGGGGCACGGCAGCGTGTTCCAGGTGACGCTGCCGCTGGCCTCCCAGCCCGCCGCCGCGCCGCCGCTGCCGGATGCCCGCACGCCCGGCGGCAAGGCGCGGCTGCTCGTCATCGACGACAACGTCGACGCCTGCGACACGCTGGTGATGGCGCTCGACATGCTGGGTCATGCGGCGCACGGCGCCCACACGGGCGCAGCAGGTCTCGCGGCGCTGGAGCAGGGCCGGCCCGACTGCGCCCTGGTGGACATCGGCCTGCCCGATATCGATGGCTACGAACTGGCGCGGCGCGTGCGGGCCACGCCGTGGGGGCGCGCCATCGTGCTGATCGCCGTGACCGGTTGGGGCCAGGACAGCGACAAACGGGCGGCCATGGAGGCCGGGTTCGATGCGCACTTCACCAAGCCGATCGATTTCACGAAGCTCGATGGGGCGATTGCGGGGTTGTTGGGTCGTCGCTCCGGGACTGATCCCGGATTCCCAAGTTGA